Proteins encoded within one genomic window of Sphingomonas sp. NBWT7:
- the leuC gene encoding 3-isopropylmalate dehydratase large subunit, producing MASRPLTLYEKVWAAHVVERRDDGTCLIYIDRHLVHEVTSPQAFEGLRAAGRRVRRPDLTLAVPDHNLPTTARVDAAGSELPIADPDSATQLAALRRNVAEFGVPYIDALAAAQGIVHVVGPEQGFTLPGTTVVCGDSHTSAHGALGALAFGIGTSEVEHVLATQTLLLSPSKTMEVRVEGKLGFGVGPKDVILAIIGRIGAAGGTGYVIEYTGNVIREMSIEGRLTVANMSIEAGARAGMIAPDDTTFAFIKGRPMAPEGADWDRAVAWWRSLASDAGAVYDRTVVIDANEIAPALTWGTSPEDVVSITDTVPAPDSFADASKREAARKSLDYMGLTPGTRLQDVPVQHVFIGSCTNSRIEDLRAAAAVAQGRRVADGVRAMVVPGSGLVKRQAEAEGLDRIFTVAGFEWREPGCSMCLAMNPDKVPPGERCASTSNRNFVGRQGPGARTHLLSPAMAAAAAVTGRLADVRELMTENR from the coding sequence ATGGCTAGCCGTCCGCTCACGCTCTACGAGAAGGTCTGGGCCGCGCACGTCGTCGAGCGCCGCGACGATGGCACGTGCCTGATCTACATCGACCGTCACCTCGTGCATGAGGTGACCAGCCCGCAGGCGTTCGAGGGGCTGCGCGCCGCCGGCCGCCGTGTCCGCCGGCCCGACCTGACGCTCGCCGTGCCGGACCACAACCTGCCGACCACCGCGCGTGTCGATGCTGCGGGGAGCGAGCTCCCGATCGCCGATCCCGACAGCGCGACCCAGCTTGCCGCATTGCGCCGCAACGTTGCCGAATTCGGCGTGCCGTATATCGACGCGCTCGCGGCGGCGCAGGGCATCGTCCACGTCGTCGGGCCCGAGCAGGGCTTCACGCTGCCCGGCACCACGGTGGTGTGCGGCGACAGCCATACGTCGGCGCACGGCGCGCTGGGCGCGCTCGCCTTCGGGATCGGCACCAGCGAAGTCGAGCACGTGCTCGCGACGCAGACGCTGCTGCTCAGCCCGTCGAAGACGATGGAAGTGCGCGTCGAGGGGAAGCTCGGCTTCGGCGTCGGGCCGAAGGACGTGATCCTCGCGATCATCGGGCGGATCGGCGCGGCGGGCGGCACGGGCTACGTTATCGAATATACCGGCAACGTCATCCGCGAGATGTCGATCGAAGGGCGGCTGACGGTCGCCAACATGTCGATCGAGGCGGGCGCGCGCGCCGGCATGATCGCGCCCGATGACACGACCTTCGCGTTCATCAAGGGCCGGCCGATGGCGCCGGAGGGCGCGGACTGGGACCGGGCGGTGGCCTGGTGGCGCAGCCTGGCAAGCGACGCAGGCGCCGTTTACGATCGGACAGTGGTGATCGATGCGAACGAGATTGCGCCGGCGCTGACCTGGGGGACGAGCCCGGAGGACGTGGTGTCGATCACCGATACGGTGCCTGCGCCCGACAGTTTCGCCGACGCATCGAAGCGCGAGGCGGCGCGCAAGTCGCTCGATTACATGGGGCTGACGCCGGGCACGCGGCTGCAGGACGTGCCCGTGCAGCACGTCTTCATCGGATCGTGCACCAACAGCCGGATCGAGGACCTGCGCGCCGCGGCCGCGGTGGCGCAGGGTCGCCGCGTGGCGGACGGCGTGCGCGCGATGGTGGTGCCCGGATCGGGCCTGGTGAAGCGGCAGGCGGAGGCCGAGGGGCTCGACCGGATCTTCACCGTCGCAGGCTTCGAGTGGCGCGAGCCGGGGTGTTCGATGTGCCTGGCGATGAACCCCGACAAGGTGCCGCCGGGCGAGCGTTGCGCCTCGACCTCCAACCGCAACTTCGTCGGGCGGCAGGGGCCGGGTGCGCGCACGCACCTGCTCTCGCCCGCGATGGCGGCGGCGGCGGCGGTGACGGGGCGGCTCGCCGACGTGCGTGAATTGATGACCGAAAACCGATAA
- the leuD gene encoding 3-isopropylmalate dehydratase small subunit — MQAVRQVSGRAYPWGAKNIDTDVIIPAHWLKTITRAGLGRGAFETVRAQPGNVFDDPAYAGSPILIAGDNFGCGSSREHAAWALGDLGIRAVIAPSFSDIFSGNAFKNGIIPVVLPQDAIDRLIEVVKASGGTEAITVDLETMTVTTPFQDRFVFALDPFRRQCLMEGLDEIGLTLARDTAISKFEAMLDEHRPWIAGETDASIAVEGAGRT; from the coding sequence ATGCAGGCGGTGCGCCAGGTATCAGGCCGCGCCTATCCGTGGGGCGCGAAGAACATCGATACCGATGTCATCATCCCGGCGCACTGGCTGAAGACGATCACGCGCGCAGGCCTTGGCCGCGGCGCGTTCGAAACGGTGCGCGCGCAGCCGGGCAACGTGTTCGACGACCCCGCCTATGCCGGCAGCCCGATCCTGATTGCCGGCGACAATTTCGGCTGCGGATCGAGCCGCGAGCACGCCGCCTGGGCGCTCGGCGACTTGGGCATCCGCGCGGTGATCGCGCCGAGCTTCTCCGACATCTTTTCGGGCAATGCGTTCAAGAACGGCATCATACCCGTCGTTCTGCCGCAGGACGCGATCGACCGACTGATCGAGGTGGTGAAGGCATCGGGTGGCACCGAGGCGATCACCGTCGACCTCGAAACGATGACGGTGACCACGCCCTTCCAGGATCGCTTCGTCTTCGCGCTGGACCCGTTCCGCCGGCAATGCCTGATGGAAGGGCTGGACGAGATCGGGCTGACGCTGGCAAGGGATACCGCGATTTCGAAATTCGAGGCGATGCTGGACGAGCATCGCCCGTGGATCGCGGGAGAGACTGATGCGAGCATTGCTGTCGAGGGCGCCGGGCGGACCTGA
- a CDS encoding NADPH:quinone oxidoreductase family protein, protein MRALLSRAPGGPETLEIGELPDPTPKAGEVIVAVKACAINYPDVLIIEDKYQFKPPRPFAPGGEMSGVVESVGEGVTAWKPGDRVMGNTGNGALVEKLAVKADNIYAIPDERSFEEGAAMLLTYGTTIHALVDRGDIKEGETLLVLGAAGGVGLAAVELGKAFGARVVGAVSSEEKAQAVREAGADDVIIYGRAPFSKDESKALADTFKEKAGKNGFDLVYDAVGGDYAEPALRSMAWEGRYLVIGFPAGIPKIALNLTLLKSCDIRGVFWGAHAAREPEHNRQNIRRLFDLWREGKIAPRVTEVFPFEKGGEAIAKMAGRGAIGKLVVRVAD, encoded by the coding sequence ATGCGAGCATTGCTGTCGAGGGCGCCGGGCGGACCTGAAACGCTGGAGATCGGCGAGCTGCCCGATCCGACGCCCAAGGCGGGCGAGGTGATCGTCGCGGTGAAGGCGTGCGCGATCAATTATCCCGACGTGCTAATCATCGAGGACAAATATCAGTTCAAGCCGCCGCGGCCGTTCGCGCCGGGCGGCGAGATGTCGGGCGTGGTCGAGAGCGTCGGCGAGGGCGTGACCGCGTGGAAGCCAGGCGACCGCGTGATGGGCAACACCGGCAACGGCGCGCTCGTCGAGAAGCTCGCGGTGAAGGCCGACAACATCTACGCCATCCCCGACGAGCGATCGTTCGAGGAAGGCGCGGCGATGCTGCTGACCTATGGCACGACGATCCACGCGCTGGTCGATCGCGGCGACATCAAGGAGGGCGAGACGCTGCTGGTGCTCGGCGCGGCGGGCGGCGTCGGCCTCGCGGCGGTCGAGCTCGGCAAGGCGTTCGGCGCGCGTGTCGTCGGCGCGGTGTCGAGCGAGGAAAAGGCCCAGGCGGTGCGCGAGGCTGGCGCCGACGACGTCATCATCTACGGCCGCGCGCCCTTCTCGAAGGACGAGAGCAAGGCGCTGGCCGATACGTTCAAGGAGAAGGCGGGCAAGAACGGCTTCGACCTCGTCTATGACGCGGTGGGCGGCGATTATGCCGAGCCGGCGCTGCGATCGATGGCGTGGGAGGGTCGCTATCTGGTGATCGGTTTCCCCGCCGGCATTCCCAAGATCGCGCTCAACCTGACGCTGCTCAAGAGCTGCGACATCCGCGGCGTCTTCTGGGGCGCGCACGCGGCGCGCGAACCGGAGCACAACCGGCAGAACATCCGCCGGCTGTTCGACCTGTGGCGCGAGGGCAAGATCGCGCCGCGCGTGACCGAAGTGTTCCCGTTCGAGAAAGGCGGCGAGGCGATTGCCAAGATGGCCGGGCGCGGGGCGATCGGCAAATTGGTGGTACGCGTCGCGGACTGA
- a CDS encoding DUF1476 domain-containing protein: MTTFDDRERAFEAKFAHDEEMAFRVVARRNRLVGQWAAELMKLTPEEADAYAKTVVHADLEEAGDGDVVRKVFGDLSAAGVEIDEAAVQAALDEQTVAARRQLMELK; the protein is encoded by the coding sequence ATGACGACCTTCGACGATCGCGAACGTGCCTTCGAAGCCAAGTTCGCGCATGACGAGGAAATGGCGTTCCGCGTCGTCGCGCGGCGCAACCGACTGGTCGGCCAGTGGGCGGCGGAGCTGATGAAGCTGACGCCGGAGGAAGCCGATGCCTATGCCAAGACGGTGGTCCACGCCGATCTGGAAGAGGCGGGCGACGGCGACGTGGTGCGCAAGGTGTTCGGCGATCTGAGCGCGGCGGGGGTCGAGATTGATGAGGCGGCGGTGCAGGCGGCGCTCGACGAGCAGACGGTCGCCGCGCGCCGCCAGTTGATGGAGCTGAAGTAA
- a CDS encoding BolA/IbaG family iron-sulfur metabolism protein, with translation MPMAADEIAALIRAGIPDAEVEITDLAGDGDHYAAKVTAASFAGMPPVRQHQAVYAALGGRMGGVLHALQLTTAVPK, from the coding sequence ATGCCGATGGCGGCGGACGAGATCGCCGCGCTGATACGCGCCGGCATTCCCGATGCCGAGGTCGAGATCACCGACCTGGCGGGCGACGGCGACCATTATGCCGCCAAGGTGACCGCCGCGTCGTTCGCGGGGATGCCGCCCGTCAGGCAGCATCAGGCGGTCTATGCCGCGCTGGGCGGGCGGATGGGCGGTGTGCTCCACGCCTTGCAGTTGACCACCGCCGTGCCGAAGTAA
- the grxD gene encoding Grx4 family monothiol glutaredoxin: protein MTDDTNARIDAVVKNNPIVLFMKGSPLFPQCGFSSRAVAILNHLDAEFESVDVLQDQGIRQGIKAYSDWPTIPQLYVNGEFVGGSDIMMEMYESGELADLVKGTAKAG from the coding sequence ATGACCGACGACACGAACGCCCGCATCGACGCGGTGGTGAAGAACAATCCCATCGTGCTGTTCATGAAGGGTAGCCCGCTATTTCCGCAGTGCGGCTTTTCGAGCCGGGCGGTGGCGATCCTCAACCATCTCGACGCCGAGTTCGAGAGCGTCGACGTGCTGCAGGACCAGGGCATCCGCCAGGGCATCAAGGCCTATTCGGACTGGCCGACCATACCGCAGCTCTACGTCAACGGCGAGTTCGTCGGCGGATCGGACATCATGATGGAGATGTACGAGAGCGGCGAGCTCGCTGATCTCGTGAAGGGCACCGCCAAGGCCGGCTGA
- a CDS encoding BlaI/MecI/CopY family transcriptional regulator, with translation MAERISDAEHAVMEVLWDESPLTAQDVAERVDPARGWSANTVKTLLGRLLAKSAISHEEDGRRYLYRPAVERGDYVAGESRRLIDRLFGGKLTPLVAHLAERDELSAQDIAEIETLLKALKQ, from the coding sequence GTGGCCGAGCGGATCAGCGATGCCGAGCATGCGGTGATGGAGGTGCTGTGGGACGAGAGCCCGCTCACCGCGCAAGACGTCGCCGAGCGGGTCGATCCCGCGCGCGGCTGGAGCGCCAACACCGTCAAGACGCTGCTCGGCCGCCTGCTCGCCAAGAGCGCGATCAGTCACGAGGAGGACGGGCGCCGGTATCTCTACCGGCCTGCGGTCGAGCGCGGCGACTATGTCGCGGGCGAGTCGCGGCGGCTGATCGATCGGCTGTTCGGCGGCAAGCTGACTCCGCTGGTCGCTCATCTTGCGGAGCGTGACGAGCTGTCGGCGCAGGACATCGCCGAGATCGAGACCTTGCTCAAGGCGCTGAAGCAGTGA
- a CDS encoding M56 family metallopeptidase, translated as MSRLIGAGGVAWLVEAIAGSAVMIAIVLLLRAPVRRAFGAPVAYALWALPLLRLLLPPLPQGLRAQVAAPLPAPLADVGQQVTVFIVPAAVDGPAAPALTPGLMIALAWGVGAAAFIGWHVLSYARFRQRLLRQATTIDRVDGITIVESAAAAGPLAFGVAHRFVAFPRDFAARYDADERRLALAHELGHHQRGDLVANWFALAMLALHWFNPLAWYAFRAFRADQEMANDARVLARLGQGARHAYACAIVKAAHGGAIAAACHLHTVDDLKGRLRMLGMGGVSRARAWSGLAGVAATGAAALALTASGTQAAERMRASVAKAADATLPEVLPRVLPQIVQPHATEAKSVRVVVEQDGRRMVYKGKAAEAWIAANPVPAPPVPPIPPSVTAPAAPPAPDAPGGVTGVPVPPTPPVPPTPRVTLHGGAMTVNVPEVRSGRCGGIVEQPVVERRVENGREQITICNDRIARTAARAQAASVQAAHARGRAMASAERSMHAARAAILANSHLSADQRDAALDGLEVEIDRMEDDHDRW; from the coding sequence GTGAGCCGGCTGATCGGCGCCGGCGGGGTCGCCTGGCTGGTCGAGGCGATCGCGGGGAGCGCGGTGATGATCGCGATCGTCCTGCTGCTGCGCGCGCCGGTGCGCCGCGCGTTCGGCGCGCCGGTCGCCTATGCGCTATGGGCGCTGCCGCTGCTCCGTCTCCTGCTGCCGCCGCTGCCGCAGGGCCTGCGCGCGCAGGTTGCCGCGCCGCTGCCGGCGCCGCTCGCCGACGTCGGGCAGCAGGTGACGGTGTTCATCGTTCCCGCCGCGGTCGACGGCCCCGCCGCCCCGGCGCTGACGCCTGGTCTTATGATCGCGCTGGCCTGGGGCGTGGGGGCGGCGGCGTTCATCGGCTGGCATGTCCTGTCCTACGCGCGGTTCCGCCAGCGGCTGCTGCGGCAGGCGACGACGATCGACCGGGTGGACGGCATCACGATCGTCGAGAGCGCCGCGGCGGCGGGGCCGCTCGCCTTCGGTGTCGCGCACCGTTTCGTCGCCTTCCCGCGCGACTTCGCGGCGCGCTACGACGCCGACGAGCGCAGGCTCGCGCTGGCGCACGAACTCGGCCACCATCAGCGGGGCGACCTGGTCGCGAACTGGTTCGCGCTGGCGATGCTGGCGCTGCACTGGTTCAATCCGCTCGCCTGGTACGCGTTTCGCGCCTTCCGCGCCGACCAGGAGATGGCCAACGACGCGCGCGTGCTGGCACGGCTCGGGCAGGGTGCGCGCCATGCCTATGCCTGCGCGATCGTCAAGGCGGCGCACGGCGGCGCGATCGCGGCGGCCTGCCACCTCCATACCGTCGACGACCTGAAGGGGCGGCTGCGGATGCTGGGGATGGGCGGTGTGTCTCGCGCGCGTGCCTGGTCGGGCCTCGCCGGCGTCGCGGCGACGGGCGCAGCGGCGCTGGCGCTGACCGCGTCGGGAACACAGGCGGCCGAGCGGATGCGCGCGAGCGTCGCCAAGGCCGCCGATGCGACGCTGCCCGAGGTGTTGCCGCGCGTTTTGCCACAGATCGTGCAGCCGCACGCCACTGAAGCAAAATCGGTCCGCGTCGTCGTCGAGCAGGATGGGCGGCGGATGGTGTACAAGGGTAAGGCGGCCGAGGCGTGGATCGCGGCCAATCCGGTGCCGGCGCCGCCAGTGCCGCCAATACCCCCGTCGGTGACGGCGCCGGCGGCTCCGCCCGCCCCTGATGCGCCGGGTGGTGTCACCGGCGTGCCGGTGCCGCCGACGCCGCCCGTGCCGCCCACCCCGCGCGTGACGCTGCACGGCGGTGCGATGACGGTGAACGTGCCAGAGGTGCGCTCGGGACGTTGCGGCGGCATCGTTGAGCAGCCCGTCGTCGAGCGTCGCGTCGAAAACGGGCGTGAGCAAATCACGATCTGCAACGATCGCATCGCCCGCACCGCCGCGCGCGCGCAGGCCGCATCCGTGCAGGCGGCGCACGCGCGTGGCCGCGCGATGGCGAGTGCCGAGCGATCGATGCACGCGGCGCGCGCTGCTATCCTCGCCAATTCGCATCTGTCGGCCGACCAGCGCGACGCCGCGCTCGACGGGCTGGAGGTCGAGATCGACCGGATGGAGGACGATCACGACCGCTGGTAG
- a CDS encoding MBL fold metallo-hydrolase, with translation MDAPPTGIPIQLEPLVTRVLAPNASPYTYTGTQTHIVGTRDLAIIDPGPADDAHHAAMLAVVGGRPVRAIVITHHHRDHSPGAPRLKAELGAPIVGAAPFALEDDGPRSDASFDHDYAPDRVVAEGETIAGDGWTLEAIATPGHTSNHLAFALRESKALFPGDHVMGWATSVVSPPDGDMTAYMASLEKLIDRDDRIYYPGHGEAIEKPQRLVRGLLGHRKQREGQILRLLRGGTQAIPAMVEKMYVGVDRRLYPAAERSVLAHLIDLERRGLVHARGDAWDVAGAA, from the coding sequence ATGGACGCGCCGCCCACCGGTATACCGATCCAGCTCGAACCGCTGGTCACCCGCGTGCTGGCGCCCAATGCGTCGCCTTATACCTACACCGGCACGCAGACACATATCGTCGGCACCCGCGACCTCGCGATCATCGATCCAGGTCCGGCGGACGATGCGCATCACGCCGCAATGCTCGCGGTGGTGGGGGGGCGGCCGGTGCGCGCGATCGTTATCACGCACCATCATCGCGATCACAGCCCCGGCGCGCCCCGGCTCAAGGCGGAGCTCGGCGCGCCGATCGTCGGCGCCGCGCCGTTCGCGCTGGAGGACGACGGGCCGAGGTCCGACGCGTCGTTCGATCACGATTACGCGCCCGATCGCGTGGTGGCCGAAGGCGAGACGATCGCGGGCGACGGCTGGACGCTGGAGGCGATCGCGACGCCGGGTCACACGTCGAACCACCTTGCCTTCGCACTGCGGGAAAGCAAGGCGCTGTTCCCCGGCGACCACGTGATGGGCTGGGCGACGAGCGTCGTCTCGCCACCCGACGGCGACATGACCGCCTATATGGCGAGCCTCGAGAAGCTGATCGATCGCGACGACCGGATCTATTATCCCGGCCACGGCGAGGCGATCGAGAAGCCACAGCGGCTAGTGCGCGGCCTCCTTGGCCACCGCAAGCAGCGCGAGGGGCAGATCCTGCGCCTGCTGCGGGGCGGTACGCAAGCGATCCCAGCGATGGTCGAGAAGATGTACGTCGGCGTCGACAGGCGGCTGTATCCCGCCGCCGAGCGATCGGTGCTGGCGCATCTCATCGATCTGGAGCGGCGCGGACTGGTGCACGCGCGCGGCGATGCGTGGGATGTCGCGGGCGCCGCGTGA
- the nadA gene encoding quinolinate synthase NadA, with amino-acid sequence MDQPQNLRGVDIRAEIDRLRKERNAVILAHYYQKPEIQDIADFVGDSLDLSRKAQATDADVIAFCGVRFMAETAKILSPQKTVILPDMDAGCSLEDSCPPEQFAAFRQQHPDAIALTYINCSAAVKALSDVIVTSSSAEKILSQIPKDQPIIFGPDRNLGGYLARKTGRELILWPGVCIVHEAFSETELLKLKAQHPGAPVAAHPECPAVILDHADYVGSTSGILAYAKDFAGDTLIVATEPHIIHQMEKALPNKTFIGAPGADGNCNCNICPYMALNTMEKLYVALRDLQPRIEMDEDLRVRAKKSLDAMLAMASGTVGLGDLGPAKVTGD; translated from the coding sequence ATGGACCAGCCGCAGAACCTGAGGGGCGTCGATATCCGCGCCGAGATCGATCGCCTCCGCAAGGAGCGCAACGCGGTGATCTTGGCGCATTACTATCAGAAGCCCGAGATCCAGGACATTGCGGACTTCGTCGGCGACAGCCTCGACTTGAGCCGCAAGGCGCAGGCGACCGATGCCGACGTCATCGCCTTCTGCGGCGTGCGCTTCATGGCCGAGACGGCGAAGATCCTCAGCCCACAGAAGACGGTGATTTTGCCCGACATGGATGCCGGCTGCAGCCTGGAGGACAGCTGCCCGCCCGAGCAGTTCGCGGCGTTCCGCCAGCAGCACCCCGACGCGATCGCGCTGACCTACATTAACTGCTCCGCGGCGGTGAAGGCGCTGTCCGACGTCATCGTCACCTCGTCCTCCGCCGAGAAGATCCTGTCTCAGATCCCCAAGGATCAGCCGATCATCTTCGGGCCGGACCGCAACCTTGGCGGGTATCTGGCACGCAAGACCGGGCGTGAGCTCATCCTGTGGCCGGGCGTGTGCATCGTCCACGAGGCGTTCAGCGAGACCGAGCTGCTGAAGCTCAAGGCGCAGCATCCCGGCGCGCCCGTCGCCGCGCATCCCGAATGCCCGGCGGTGATCCTCGATCATGCCGATTATGTCGGGTCGACCAGCGGCATCCTTGCCTATGCCAAAGATTTTGCCGGCGACACGCTGATCGTCGCGACCGAGCCGCACATCATCCACCAGATGGAAAAGGCGCTGCCGAACAAGACCTTCATCGGTGCGCCCGGGGCGGACGGCAACTGCAACTGCAATATCTGCCCCTACATGGCGCTCAACACGATGGAGAAGCTGTACGTCGCGCTGCGCGATCTCCAGCCCCGGATCGAGATGGACGAGGATTTGCGCGTCAGGGCGAAGAAGAGCCTCGACGCGATGCTGGCGATGGCGAGCGGCACGGTGGGCCTTGGCGATCTCGGCCCGGCCAAGGTGACGGGGGACTGA
- the glmM gene encoding phosphoglucosamine mutase — MARKYFGTDGIRGLTNISPMTAEMAMKVGMAAGAYFVRGDHRHRVVIGKDTRLSGYMLENALVAGFTAVGMDVVLLGPLPTPAVAMLTQSMRADIGVMISASHNPYADNGLKLFGPDGYKLSDEAEMAIEALIDGDVPLAAAADIGRARRVEDARGRYIHFAKSTFPADARLDGLKVVVDCANGAAYQVAPMALWELGAEVVAVGVEPNGKNINDRVGSTAPQVLSETVVASGAALGIALDGDADRLIVVDEQGRVIDGDQLMATIATGYARRGALVGGGLVATVMSNLGLERHLGAQGLGLVRTAVGDRHVLEAMRTRGYNVGGEQSGHIILSDHGTTGDGLVAALQILAEVQRAGAPASEVLHRFEPLPQLLKNVKYARGGKPLDAPQVRDTIAAAEAELSGNGRLVIRPSGTEPVIRVMAEGDDAAQVEAVVDRICDAVRAAA; from the coding sequence GTGGCACGCAAATATTTCGGCACCGACGGGATCCGGGGTCTCACCAACATCTCGCCGATGACGGCGGAAATGGCGATGAAGGTCGGGATGGCGGCGGGCGCCTATTTCGTCCGCGGCGATCATCGTCATCGCGTGGTGATCGGCAAGGACACGCGCCTGTCGGGCTATATGCTCGAGAATGCGCTGGTCGCCGGGTTCACGGCGGTGGGCATGGACGTGGTGCTGCTCGGCCCGCTGCCGACGCCGGCGGTGGCGATGCTGACGCAGTCGATGCGCGCCGATATCGGCGTGATGATCTCCGCCAGCCACAATCCTTATGCCGACAACGGACTGAAGCTGTTCGGCCCGGACGGCTACAAGCTGTCGGATGAGGCGGAGATGGCGATCGAGGCGCTGATCGACGGCGACGTGCCGCTCGCCGCCGCCGCCGACATCGGCCGCGCGCGCCGTGTCGAGGATGCCCGCGGGCGCTACATCCACTTCGCCAAATCCACCTTTCCCGCCGACGCGCGGCTCGACGGACTGAAGGTGGTGGTCGATTGCGCCAACGGGGCCGCCTATCAGGTCGCGCCGATGGCCTTGTGGGAATTGGGCGCGGAGGTCGTTGCGGTCGGCGTCGAGCCCAACGGCAAGAACATCAACGACCGCGTTGGATCGACCGCGCCGCAGGTGCTGTCCGAAACGGTGGTGGCGAGCGGCGCCGCGCTCGGCATCGCGCTCGACGGCGATGCCGATCGCCTGATCGTCGTCGACGAGCAGGGACGCGTGATCGACGGCGACCAACTGATGGCGACGATCGCCACCGGCTATGCGCGGCGCGGCGCTTTGGTCGGCGGCGGACTGGTCGCAACGGTGATGTCGAACCTCGGGCTCGAGCGGCATCTGGGGGCGCAGGGGCTCGGCCTCGTACGCACCGCGGTCGGCGACCGCCACGTGCTCGAGGCGATGCGCACGCGCGGCTACAATGTCGGCGGCGAGCAGTCGGGGCACATCATCCTGTCGGATCACGGGACCACCGGCGACGGGCTCGTCGCGGCACTCCAGATCCTCGCCGAGGTGCAGCGTGCCGGCGCGCCGGCGAGCGAGGTGCTTCACCGCTTCGAGCCGTTGCCGCAATTGCTCAAGAACGTGAAATACGCCCGCGGCGGCAAGCCGCTCGACGCGCCGCAAGTGCGCGATACGATCGCCGCGGCGGAGGCCGAGCTGTCGGGCAACGGCCGCCTCGTCATCCGCCCGTCGGGCACCGAGCCGGTGATCCGCGTCATGGCCGAAGGCGACGACGCGGCGCAGGTCGAGGCGGTGGTGGATCGTATCTGCGACGCGGTACGCGCCGCCGCCTGA
- a CDS encoding dicarboxylate/amino acid:cation symporter, whose product MSQSTRILFALVAGLVAGVMLGGFAPTAIDPVTGVAQPIGQAWLNALQMTIVPLVFSLLVTGVAATAEAAQAGRLAGRSVGLYLVVMASSAALAALLTPLFLQLAPLPGVSAAALRNALTGVGPNPAIPPLGEFLAAIVPSNIVKATAESAFLSMIIFALIFAFALMRIEAELRDLLIRFFTAVRDTMLVVIGWVLWVGPVGVFALALVVGARAGGGAFHALVHYILTVAAVGVVVTLLAYPMAMLGGRVSLAAFSRAVLPSQAVAVSTQSSLASLPAMLAGARTLGAPVATAGVTLPLAVALLRATGPAMNFAVAIYVAHWFGVPLSPGTLAVGTVVAMLTSLGAVSLPGTVSYVSSIAPVCAAIGAPAAPLGLLVAVETLPDIVRTLGNVMWDLATTMTLARGETGRRDEADAMLEDMA is encoded by the coding sequence ATGTCGCAATCCACCCGTATTCTCTTTGCGCTGGTCGCGGGCCTCGTCGCCGGCGTGATGCTGGGCGGGTTTGCCCCGACGGCGATCGACCCCGTCACCGGCGTCGCACAGCCGATCGGCCAGGCGTGGCTCAACGCCTTGCAGATGACGATCGTGCCGCTCGTCTTCTCGCTGCTGGTGACGGGGGTCGCTGCGACCGCCGAGGCGGCGCAGGCGGGGCGGCTCGCGGGGCGCTCGGTCGGGCTCTACCTCGTCGTCATGGCCTCGTCCGCGGCACTCGCCGCGCTGCTAACGCCGCTGTTCCTCCAGCTCGCGCCGCTGCCCGGCGTGTCCGCCGCGGCGCTGCGCAACGCGCTGACCGGTGTCGGCCCCAATCCGGCGATTCCACCGCTGGGCGAGTTCCTGGCCGCGATCGTGCCGAGCAACATCGTCAAGGCGACCGCGGAGAGTGCCTTCCTGTCGATGATCATCTTCGCGCTGATCTTCGCTTTCGCGCTTATGCGGATCGAGGCCGAGCTTCGCGATCTCTTGATCCGCTTCTTCACTGCGGTGCGTGACACGATGCTGGTGGTGATCGGCTGGGTGCTGTGGGTTGGGCCGGTCGGTGTCTTCGCGCTGGCGCTGGTGGTCGGCGCGCGCGCAGGTGGTGGGGCATTCCACGCGCTGGTCCATTATATCCTGACGGTCGCGGCCGTCGGCGTGGTGGTGACGCTGCTCGCGTATCCGATGGCGATGCTCGGCGGGCGCGTCTCGCTCGCCGCCTTCTCCCGTGCGGTGCTACCGAGCCAGGCGGTCGCGGTGTCGACGCAATCATCGCTCGCCTCGCTACCGGCGATGCTGGCGGGCGCGCGGACGCTGGGCGCGCCGGTGGCGACCGCCGGCGTGACGCTGCCGCTCGCGGTGGCACTGCTGCGCGCGACGGGACCGGCGATGAACTTCGCGGTGGCGATCTACGTCGCGCACTGGTTCGGCGTGCCGCTGTCGCCCGGCACGCTCGCCGTCGGCACGGTGGTGGCGATGCTGACGTCGCTCGGTGCGGTGAGCCTGCCGGGCACGGTGAGCTACGTCAGCTCGATCGCGCCGGTGTGTGCGGCGATCGGCGCACCGGCCGCGCCGCTCGGGCTGCTGGTGGCGGTGGAAACATTGCCCGATATCGTGCGTACGCTGGGCAACGTGATGTGGGACCTCGCCACCACCATGACGCTGGCACGCGGCGAGACTGGCCGGCGTGACGAGGCCGACGCGATGCTGGAGGACATGGCATGA